From the genome of Tsukamurella pulmonis:
CCTGGTCGCCGCAGCCCGCGAGGATGTTCTCGGCTGGGCCGACGCAGTGCATGAGCGCCGCGACAGCGCACTGCTCCTGATCGGCTACGCGAGCGCCAGCCGTCGCTCCGAACTCGGCGCCCTCTGCGGCGCAGACGTGGCGCTGCACGAGATCGACGGTCTGCACATCCAGATCCGGCGCTCCAAGAGCGACCAGGAAGGCCAGGGATTGTTACGCGCCGTCCCGCGTGCCGAGGATCCCGCACGCTGCACTGCCTGCGCAGCAGTGCGGTGGGCCGAGGTCGTGGCGGTCGGCGATCGCTACGGCCGCCCCGGCATCATCCGGCTGCTCAGCCGGCCGGGTGCGCTCTCCGATCCACCCGTGCTCGGACACGCGTGCACCGACCTCGACGCGGCAGCGGGACGCTGGGTCGCCGGGCGCCGGCCCTTCTTCCGGGCGATCGCGCGAAACGGGCTCCTATCTGCGACCGCCTTGTCGGGGGCGTCGGTGCACTCGATCATCCAGCGCCGCGCGACCCGGGCTGGCTACAGCCCCGAAGTCGTCGAGCAGCTCGGCGGACACTCCCTTCGTGCAGGGTTCGTGACCCAGGCCATGCGCCACGGCGCCGACGCCGCCGCTGTCATGCGCCAGACCGGCCACAGCACCGAGGCGATGGTGCACAGGTACCGCCGCGAGACGGCGCCTTTGCTAGGCAACGCGGTCAACCACCTCGGTTTGTAACCTCGCGGTCCACATTCACTGTCTGGATTGCCCGTCCGGAAAGGGCTGGTGAACCCAGATGCCGCGTGACCAGGTCCTCACCCAGGGCAACGATCGGTCATACTGTGGTCAGAAGTGTGTGTAGTGGCTCACTTCCCTGATCTAAGGACAAGCGCATGGCCCGATCGACCGGCCCTTCATCTCTCCCGGTGAACACACGAATAGCTGTTGACTATAACCCGCCGAAACTGTAGGGTAAAACCATCATGCTGAAACAGAGTGAAGACCGAAAAGCTATGCAGCCCAAGAATCATGATCGCCGCGTTTTCGCGGTGATGATGCGGCGTGCCGCGGTGGCTCTCGCCGTCGGTGTGGCGTTCATGACGTGGGGCATGTGGAACTGGGAGGGTGCGTGTCCTCCGCCCTCGGACCCCACCGGGTGCTATATGACCCCGCCGGGCGGCACGGTGGAGTACGTGCTCGTAGCCCTCGGCGCTGCCACGCTGATACTGAGCGCGCTGGGCGCGTTCACGCTGGTAGACAGATTGCGCGGACGTCGTATCGGAGTACCGGTCGCCGGCGGTGGTGACGATGAATGATGGCGCTTGTCGACCCTACCTGCGTCTGAGAATGAGCAGCAGCAAATCGTCTTGATATCGAAGGAGGCGGATGGTGGAGTCAGAATGCCGTACCTGTCACGTCTGTGGCACCAGGCACTACAACGCGTGTCCTTGGCTGTGGGGCGGTGACCCCGAGCGGCCGGTCCCCGCGATGGATGGGCGCCCTGACGAGGACACCAGCATCCTGCCGAACCTGGCAGTCCAGTAGACGTCTGGAAATCGAACCCGTTCAAGAATGAGAAGAGGCACCTGATGCACGTAGACGTCATCGATCGCGAGCGCGGGCTGTTCCGCTGCGAGCACGGCGAATTCACGGAGTTCCCGGACGCACCAGCGCCCGGCCCTCTGCCACCGGTCGCGAGTTTCTCCAGGTGGTCCCCGCCTGGCAATCGTCTCCAGTACGACGGGATCGAGTACGTCGTCGTCGACCACGAAGGGCGCTCGTGGACTTACGAGCTGGAGCCGGCGATCTCCCGCGTGCCTGCCGAGACGATTCCTGCGTTCTACGAGCAGGCGGAGATGTTCGACGTCGGGCTACTGCTCCCTGACGGCCCTATCCGCTGATCGAAAGGAAGACCGTATGAACCGCGCCAAGTGGCTCGCCGTTGG
Proteins encoded in this window:
- a CDS encoding tyrosine-type recombinase/integrase, yielding MTDPARLVASRDLPAAIAESATPEVPALPADVLADIAAAVERSQSPSTQRAYAGDWARFEKWCQEHGYAALPAHPATVAAYLVSAARTLTEEGGKAYAPSTLGRWLSAIADRHRRAGVAEPPTAHELVRATLAGIRRQYADAGERRRRPRAPLLTDDIVALVAAAREDVLGWADAVHERRDSALLLIGYASASRRSELGALCGADVALHEIDGLHIQIRRSKSDQEGQGLLRAVPRAEDPARCTACAAVRWAEVVAVGDRYGRPGIIRLLSRPGALSDPPVLGHACTDLDAAAGRWVAGRRPFFRAIARNGLLSATALSGASVHSIIQRRATRAGYSPEVVEQLGGHSLRAGFVTQAMRHGADAAAVMRQTGHSTEAMVHRYRRETAPLLGNAVNHLGL